GGCGAAAATCGGTCCGCTGGAGTTCGGGGGATTCATCGCCTGGTTGATTTGGCTGGTGCTGCACCTGGCCTACCTGATCGGTTTCAAGTCGAAGCTCACCACGTTGCTGTCGTGGACGGTGACGTTCCTGAGCACCCGCCGCGGCCAGCTCACCATCACCGAGCAACAGGCATTCGCCCGCACCCGCCTCGAGCAATTGGCGGTGCTGGCAGCCGAGGCGCACCGCGGTGAGACCAGGGTGGCCAGCTAGCTGCCCGGTTCAGCGTGGAGGTTCTGCAGGCGAACCTGGCCGCGGGCAACTGGCCTCTCGTCGGCGTCGGTGATCGTGACCAGCCACAGCTGCTGAAGTCGGCCGCGGTGCACCGGAGTGGCGGTGCCGTACACGGTTCCCGCGCGGATGGCGCGCAGGAAGTCGGTGTTGTTATTGACACCCACGACCGAGCCGCCGCCGTGCGCGTTAAGCCAGGCCCATGCGGACACGCTGGCCAAGCTTTCGATCATCGAGCAGTAGACGCCGCCGTGCACGATTCCCATGGGCTGCAACAGTTTCGGCTGAATCTCCAGCTGGGCTCGCGCGCCATCGGGACTCAATTCAGTGAAAGTCAGCCCGATCTCGTTGTCGAACGGGGCAGTGAAATCCGGCGGCAGCGCCGAGTCGGGCAGCGGGTGCACGCCCTTGTGTCTACACCATGGACCCTCCGATGCCGGCGACCGGAGGCCGGTAGACGCGGGCGAGCCCCGCGCCGATAGCACGGGGCTCGCCGATCGAGTTGACCGGGGGTCACTGCAGCCCTCAGGACTCTGCCACGGTCATTTCTGTCGCTCGACCCCCTCAGCATAGGCAAGGCTGCCCTAATTTGGCAAGGCTTAACGAAGGCTGCGAGCGCCGGCGCCGAAACGAGGGGCCTCGCACCGGCAGACCGAAGTCGACCAGCGCCTCGAGCACTGCCTGACCCCGCCGCATGCCGGTGAGCTCGCAGGTGCCCGCCAGCTGCGGCACTTGTGTGGCAGCCGTGACCACCGCCGACCCGACCAGCTGCCACATTGTCGCCAGCGGGATCGCCGCCGCGCTGACCGCGTGCAGTTTGGCGAACAACGGCGCCAGGGTGCGATGGCAGCGGTGTGCTACCCATACGGCGAGCGCGGATTCGCTGGGCAGCCGCACCACCGGCTCCCGCAATTCCGTGTCGTCAGCCAGCCCGCGCAGCGTGGGGTCGACGACCGCGACCCAGTCGATCGTGCCCTCGGCGTCGACATGGACCCATAGGTTCTCCAAGCCGGGGTCCCAGGCCCGTCCTTCCAGGACCACCAGGGCCACCACTCGTCCGATCACCGTGTGGACCAGGGTGTCTGCCAGCTGCCGGGCTGCGGCACGACGGTCCATGTCGGCGGCGGCATTGTCGAACATCACCTGCAGCCGGTCGGTGGTCAGCGCGGACGCCAGCGGCCACCATCGACGCCGGCAGACGTCGGCCAGGACCGCGACGCCGTAGACCCGCGGGCACGCTGGGTACAGGCCGCGAAGCCGCCGGCTTGAGTCATGCAGTGGCAGCGGGCAGTCGATGGCCATCCCGGCGATCAGCGGATCGTCGTTTAGCACAGGCACAACCACCTCCGTCGCTATATAGGTTAGGCTAACCATACTGATGTTGCGGACGCCGGCGCTGTGACGACGATCACACCGGCCGCGGTATGGCGGCGGTGTTCGGCGCGGCCTGGTGTGTTGGGTTGGGCTGCCGCGGGCGTGTGCGCAGCGCTGCGGTTTCGGTACGACCGTCAGTAGTAAGCGGCGGTAGGCTGTTTGCAGTTGCGGAGGAGATGACGAACCATGGCCAAGCTGACGCGTCTGGGGGATCTGGAGCGTGCCGTGATGGACCACCTATGGTCTGAGCCCGAGCCCCAAACAGTCCGCCAGGTCCACGAGGCGTTGTCGGCGCATCGCGATCTGGCCTACACCACCGTGATGACGGTGTTGCAACGGTTGGCCAAGAAGAATCTGGTCTCCCAGATCCGCGACGACCGGGCGCATCGGTACGCGCCCATGCACAGCCGTGACGAGCTGGTCGCCGGGCTCATGGTCGACGCGCTGGATCAGGCGGCGGACTCGGGCAGCCGGCAGGCTGCGTTAGTGCATTTCGTGGAGCGGGTCGGCGCTGACGAAGCCGACGCGCTTCGGCGTGCGCTCGACGAATTGGAAGCCGGCCACCGCAAAACCCCACCTGCTAGCGCGGGGCCGGAGGGCTGAGGGAGACTGGCAGCGTGTCCGCGCTGGCCTTCACCATTCTCGCGGCGCTGCTGGTCGGCCCGGTACCGGCCCTGTTGGCGCGTGCCAACTGGCCGCTGCGGGCTCCGCGGGCCACGGTCGTGTTGTGGCAAGCGATCGCGCTGGCCGCGGTGCTTTCGGCGTTCAGTGCTGGTATCGCGATTGCCAGCCGACTGTTGATGCCCGGCCCTGACGGGCGGCCGACTGCCAGCGTCGTCGGCGGTATCGGGCGGCTCGGCTGGCCGTTGTGGACGCTGTACGTCGGCGTGTTCACCCTCACCGTACTGGTCGGCGCGCGACTGGCAATCGCGGTGCTGCGGGTAGCGATCGGCACCCGGCGGCGGCGTGCTCACCACCGCATGCTGGTCGACCTGCTCGGCGTCGCCGGCCACGGGGTGCCCGCCCGGGTCGGCGCGAGGGCCCGCGACCTGCGCATCCTCGGGGTGGCGCAACCGCTCGCTTACTGTCTGCCCGGTGTACGCAGCCGCGTGGTGCTCAGCGAAGGCACGCTGGCCACCCTCACCGACGCCGAGGTCGCGGCCATTCTCAGCCACGAGCGCGCACACCTGCGGGCCCGCCACGACCTGGTTCTCGAGGGATTCACCGCGGTGCACGCCGCGTTTCCCCGGCTTGTGCGCAGCGCCGGGGCACTCGATGCCGTGCAGCTGCTTGTCGAGCTGCTCGCTGACGACGCGGCGGTGCGCACCGCAGGACGCACTCCCCTGGCCCGTGCGCTGGTAGCCTGCGCGTCCGGTCAGACGCCGTCGGCGGCGCTGGCCGCCGGCGGTCCCAGCACCGTGCTGCGCGTGCGCCGGCTCTCGGGGCGGGGTAACAGTCGCGCGCTGGCCGCGGCGGTCTACGCGGCCGCGGCGGCGGTGCTGGTGGTGCCCACGGTCGCGTTGGCGATCCCGTGGCTGATCGAGCTGCAGCGGCTGTTCATCGCCTAGAGTGACGGCTTTGGAATACGCGGGGATGGCCGAATCGTGCTGTGCCACAGTGTTCGGTGAAAGGCTTGACGAAAGCCCCGAGCCTGAGAGGCGAAACAGATGAGCTCGTCGCGATCTACCGCCGCTACTGTTGGCACCGCACAGATCGGGGTCACCGGCTTGGCGGTGATGGGATCGAATGTCGCCCGCAACTTCGCGCGCCACGGCTACACGGTCGCAGTGCACAACCGGACCGTCGCCAAAACCGATGCCCTGCTCAAGGATCACGGTGCCGAGGGCAACTTCGTGCGCAGCGAAACGATCCCGGAATTCCTTGCCGCACTGGAAAAGCCGCGGCGAGTGCTGATTATGGTCAAGGCCGGTGAGCCCACCGACGCCGTGATCAATGAACTCGCCGACGCGATGGAGCCCGGCGACATCATCATCGACGGCGGCAACGCGCTCTACACCGACACCATCCGCCGCGAGAAGGCGATGGCCGAGCGCGGGCTGCACTTCGTCGGCGCCGGCATCTCCGGCGGCGAGGAAGGTGCGCTGAACGGCCCGTCGATCATGCCCGGTGGGCCGCCGGAGTCCTACAAGTCGCTGGGGCCGCTGCTTGAGGAGATCTCCGCCCATGTGGACGGGGTGCCGTGCTGCACCCACATCGGCCCCGACGGCTCAGGGCATTTCGTCAAAATGGTGCACAACGGCATCGAGTACTCCGATATGCAGCTCATCGGCGAGGCCTACCAGCTGCTGCGCGACGGGTTGGGGATGACCGCACCGCAGATCGCCGATGTCTTCAGCGAGTGGAACACCGGCGACCTCGACAGCTACCTCGTCGAGATCACCGCAGACGTGCTGCGCCAGATCGACGCCAAGACCGGCCGGCCGCTTGTCGACGTCATCGTCGACGAGGCCGAGCAGAAAGGCACCGGGCGCTGGACCGTCAAGTCGGCCCTGGACCTGGGGGTGCCGGTCACCGGCATCGCCGAAGCGGTGTTCGCCCGCGCGCTGTCGGGATCGGTGGCCCAGCGCAAGGCCACCACTGGGCTGGCGTCGGGCCGGCTCGGCGAAAAACCAAGTGATCCTGACACTTTCACCGAGAACGTCCGCCAGGCTCTCTACGCTTCCAAGATCGTCGCGTATTCGCAGGGCTTCAACCAGATCCAAGCCGGCAGCGCTGAGTACGGCTGGGACATCAATCTGGGCGACCTGGCGACCATCTGGCGCGGCGGCTGCATCATCCGGGCGAAGTTCCTCAACCGGATCAAGGAGGCCTTCGACGCCGACCCCAACTTGGCCAGCCTGCTCGTCGCGCCGTATTTCCGCAGCGCCGTCGAATCGGCGATCGACAGTTGGCGCCGTGTGGTGTCCACCGCCACCCAACTGGGTATCCCGATCCCCGGGTTCTCCTCGGCGCTGTCGTACTACGACGCGTTGCGCACCGAGCGTCTGCCGGCGGCGCTCACGCAGGCCCAGCGAGACTTCTTCGGCGCGCACACCTATGCCCGCATCGACGCCCCGGGGAAGTTCCACACGCTGTGGAGCGGTGACCGCAGCGAGGTACCCGCCTAACACCTATGGGGGACAATCGATATCGATGAGGTTCCTTGACGGGCACCGACCCGGCTACGACTTGACCTACGACGACGTCTTCATCGTGCCCAACCGCTCCGACGTGGCGTCGCGGTTCGACGTCGATCTGTCCACCTGCGACGGTTCGGGCACCACGATCCCGGTGGTGGTCGCCAACATGACCGCGGTGGCGGGCCGCCGGATGGCCGAGACGGTGGCCCGCCGCGGCGGCCTGGTCATTCTGCCGCAAGATCTTCCGATCACCGCGGTGGAGCAGACGGTGCAATTCGTCAAAAGCCGGGACCTGGTCGTCGACACCCCGGTGATGCTGGCTCCCGACGATTCGGTTTCCGATGCCACCGCGCTGATCCACAAACGCGCCCACGGCGCCGCCGTCGTGGTCTTCGAGGGCCGGCCGATCGGGTTGGTGACCGAGGCGTCGTGCGTCGGTGTGGATCGTTTCGCCCGGGTCCGTGACGTTGCCACCACCGACTTTGTCACCGCGCCGGTGGGCACCGACCCGCGCAAGGTGTTTGACCTGCTAGAGCACGCGCCAATAGACGTGGCGGTGCTGACGGCCGAGGACGGCACCTTGGCTGGGGTGCTGACCCGGACTGGGGCACTGCGAGCCGGTATCTACACGCCAGCCACCGACGCGGCCGGCCGGCTGCGCATCGGGGCGGCGATCGGCATCACCGGCGACGTGGGCGCCAAGGCCCAAGCCCTGGTTGACGCTGGCGTCGACATTCTCGTCATCGACACCGCGCACGGACATCAGGTCAAGGCGTTGGATGCCATCAAGATCGTCTCGTCGCTGGAGTTGGGGGTGCCGCTGGTGGCGGGCAATGTGGTGTCGGCTGAGGGCACTCGGGACCTGGTCAGCGCGGGCGCGGATATCGTCAAGGTCGGCGTTGGCCCCGGCGCGATGTGCACCACCCGGATGATGACCGGCGTCGGACGCCCACAGTTTTCCGCTGTCGTCGAATGTGCTTGTGAGGCAAGGAAACTCGATCGCCACGTGTGGGCCGACGGCGGGGTCCGCCACCCCCGGGATGTGGCGCTGGCGCTGGCGGCCGGTGCGTCGAACGTGATGATCGGCTCGTGGTTTGCCGGCACCTACGAATCGCCCGGCGATCTGATGCGCGACCGCGACGACCGGCCCTACAAGGAGAGCTACGGCATGGCGTCCAAGCGAGCGGTGGTGGCCCGCACCGCCGGCGAGAGCGCGTTCGACCGTGCCCGCAAAGCGTTGTTCGAGGAAGGCATTTCGACGTCGCGGATGGGGCTGGACCCCGACCGCGGCGGAGTCGAGGACCTCATCGACCACATCACGTCCGGGGTGCGCAGCACCTGCACCTATGTCGGGGCGTCGAACCTGACCGAGCTGCACGAGCGGGCGGTGATCGGGGTGCAGTCGCCGGCGGGCTTCGCCGAGGGCCACCCGTTGCCATTCGGCTGGTGAGCAGTATCGGCAGCGGTATTGGCTACCATGTGTAACTTCACACGCGCCGCATCGAGGGAAAGGGACGTCGTGCCGCAGGCACCCGTCGAGACCCCCGGCTGCCGGGCCGATCGGTCGCGCGTTGTGCGGCGGGCCCGCCGATGAACGCCGCCGTTACCCTGGTGAGCCTGCTGGCGATCGTGGCACTCACCGTCGGCACCGCAATGTTCGTGGCGGCCGAGTTCTCGCTGACCACCTTGGAGCGCAGCACGGTCGACGCCAACGCGCGCCGCGGCGCCCGGCGCGACAAGTATGTGCAGCGCGCGCACCGGACACTCGCGTTTCAACTTTCCGGCGCCCAATTGGGTATCTCGATCACCACGCTGATCACCGGCTACCTCACCGAGCCGCTGGTGGCCGAGGTGCCACATCCGGAGCTGGATGCGATCGGTATGCCGGACCGGCTCGCCGATGCCCTCACGACATTCGTTGCGCTGGCGCTCGTCACGTCGTTGTCGATGGTGGTCGGCGAGCTGGTGCCCAAATACCTGGCGATCGCGCGCCCGCTGCCCACCGCGCGCGCGGTCGCGGGACCCCAGCTGCTGTTTTCGCTGGCGTTCAAACCCGCCATCCGGATGACGAACAACACCGCGAACTGGATCCTGCGCAAACTGGGCATCGAACCGGCCCAGCGGCTGCGGTCGGCCCGCTCGCCGCGCGAATTGGTGTCGCTGGTGCGCACGTCGGCGCGCAGCGGGTCGCTGGACCCTGTCACCGCGGCGCTGGTGAGCCGCTCGCTGCAGTTCGGCACGCTGACGGCCGAAGAGCTGATGACGCCGCGGTCGAAGATCGTGGCGCTGCAGACCGACAACACCGTCGCCGACCTGGTGGCCGCCGCCACCGAGACCGGGTTCTCGCGGTTCCCGATCGTCGACGGCGACCTTGACGAGACCGTTGGCATCGTGCACGTCAAACAGGTCTTCCAGGTCGCGCCCGCGGACCGCGCGCACACCAAGCTGACCGCGGTCGCCCAGCCGGTCGCGGTGGTGCCCTCGACCCTGGACGGCGACGCGGTGATGGCCCAGATCCGGGCGAACGGCCTGCAGACCGCGCTGGTCGTCGACGAGTACGGCGGCACCGCCGGGATGGTCACCGTGGAGGATCTGATCGAGGAGATCGTCGGCGATGTGCGCGACGAGCACGACGACGCCACCCCGGATGTGGTCGCGGCGGGCAACGGGTGGCGGGTGTCGGGCCTGCTGCGCATCGACGAGGTAGCCGCGGCCACCGGTTATCGCGCACCCGAAGGCGAATACGAGACGATCGGCGGGTTAGTGCTTCAACAGCTCGGCCACATACCCGTGGCCGGTGAAACGGTCGAACTGACCGCGTTCGAACCCGACGGCCCATCGGACAACTCGGTTCGCTGGCAGGCAAAGGTGGTCCGGATGGACGGCCGCCGCATCGACCTGCTCGAGCTGACCGAACTGGGTCGTCGTAGCGATGGCCACAGCCAGCGAGGCCGCTGATGCGCGACCTAGTCGACGTGCTGCTGACCGTGCTGCTGGTCGGCGCCAACGCGTTTTTCGTCGGCGCCGAGTTCTCGCTCATCTCGGTGCGACGCGACCGGCTGGAGGCCCTCGCCGAGCAGGGCAGAGCCAGTGCGGCCACGGTGATTCGGGCCGGCGAGCGACTGCCGCTGATGTTCGCCGGAGCCCAATTCGGCATCACGGTGTCCTCGATCCTGCTGGGCCGCATCGGGGAACCCGCGGTCGCCGACCTGTTGCACACCCCATTGGCGTTGCTGCACGTATCGGGTGCGCTGCTGCACACCGTGTCGTTTGTGGTCGCACTGGCGGTTGTGGTGACGCTGCACGTGTTGCTGGGCGAGATGGTGCCCAAGAACATCGCGATCGCCGGCCCGGAGAAGGCCGCGATGTTGCTGGTTCCGCCGTATCTGGCCTACGTGCGGGCGGTGCGCCCGCTGATCGGGTTCTACAACTGGAGTGCCACCGCGATCCTGCGGCTGCTGCGTGTGCCGCCGAAAGACGAGCTCGACGTCACAGTGTCCACGGTTGAGCTCAGCGAGATGATCGCCGAATCGGTGTCGGAGGGGTTGCTGGATCGCGACGAACACACCCGGCTCACCCGGGCGCTGCAAATCCGCAACCGCGTTGTCGCCGACGTCGCCGTCCCGGTCCGTGATGTTCGCGCGGTGCGGGTGGCCCGGGCGGGCTCGGGGCCGACGGTGGGCGCGGTCGAAGAGGCGGTGGCCGACACCGGCTACTCCCGGTTCCCCGTGGTGGATCTTGGCGGCAGGTTCATCGGGTATCTGCACATCAAGGACGTGTTGTCGCTGGGCCCGCCGGAACTGCAAGACCCACAGGCGCTGATCGATCTTTCCGTGGTGCGCCCACTGCCGCAGATTCCGGCGTCACTGCCGCTGCCGGAAGCGCTGTCACGCTTGCGGCGCAGCAAAAGCCATCTGGCGCTGGCAACCTCCGACGATCGGAAAGTCGTCGCGATGGTTGCGCTGGAGGACTTGGTGGAAGACCTGGTCGGCACGGTTCGGGACGGAACGCACCGTGTCTGAGCTTGGCCAGCCCGCCACGACACTTGCCGCGAGGGAGTGGACCGCGCGGGCCGACGACTACCGCCGCCGGGTCGACGAATTCTTGGCCCCACACGACAAGCGCCGTCGCGCCGGCGAGTCGCATCCGGTGTGGGATTTTTTGTTCAGCTACTACACCCTGCGGCCCGGCCGCCTGCGGTGCTGGCATCCCGGCTTCGGCGTGGTGCTCACCGGCCAGGAGGCGCTTCGCCGCTACCGGGGCCGCTGTGGCTACACCGTGGTCGGCGACGGCGTCACCGTCAGTGACGCCTATCTGCGCAGCCGGCTCGATGTTGTGCGGTTCGTCGCCCAGCTGCTGGCTGCGACGGCACAGCGGCCAGCTCAGCTGAACTGCTTCGGGCTGCACGAATGGGCCATGGTGTATCGCAGCGCCGCTGTGCGCCACGATCGTGTGCCGCTACGGCTGTCCGGTGCGGCCATCGACACGGTCGTCGAGTCAATGCCGTTGCGCTGCACGCATTTTGACGCGTTTCGCTTCTTCACGGAGGCGGCGCGGCCCCGCAACGCGACGCAGCTCAGCCGTGTCAAGCAAACCTGGAGCGAGCAACCGGGATGCCTGCACACCGCGATGGATCTGTACAAGTGGTGCTACAAGTTGGGCCCGTTGGTCGGCTCCGAGCTGCTGTTCGACTGCCTGCACCTGGCCGCCGCCGCCCGCGAAGTCGACATGCGGGCCAGCCCGTATGATCTCAGCGGCTACGGATACCCGCCGATCGCCATCGAACACGGCGCCGGGCGCGCCGAGTATGTGCGTTGCCAGCGGGCGATCGCGCAACGCGCTGCCCCGCTGCGCGCCGCGCTGTTAGCCCATTGTGACCTGCTGCTGCGGGTCGCCAACCGCGGTAGTAGCGCTGCTTGTCGGTAGGCTGAGTTAGTTGCCAGTGAGGAGGAACTTGATGATCGAGCGCGTGCCGGTGGGAAACTTGCGAGTCGCGAAGGTGCTGTACGACTTCGTCAACACCGAGGCGCTGCCGGGCACCGACATCGATCCGGACAGTTTTTGGGCGGGCGTCGACAAGGTCGTCACCGACTTGTCCCGGCAGAACCAGGAGCTGCTCAACCGCCGCGACGAGCTGCAAGCCCAAATCGACAAGTGGCACCGGCACCGCGTCATCGAGCCCCACGACCCGGAGGCCTATCGGCAGTTCCTCACCGAAATCGGCTACCTGCTGCCCGAACCCGACGACTTCACGATCACCACCGCCAACGTCGACCCTGAAATCACCACGACGGCCGGGCCGCAGCTGGTGGTGCCCGTCACCAATGCCCGGTTCGCGCTTAATGCCGCCAACGCCCGCTGGGGCTCGCTGTACGACGCGCTTTACGGCACCGATGTCATCCCCGAAACCGACGGTGCCGAAAAAGGCCCCGGCTACAACAGAATTCGCGGCGACAAGGTGATCGCCTATGCGCGCAGGTTCCTCGACGACGCGGTGCCGCTGGGCAATGGATCCTGGTCGGAACTGACCGGCCTGGCCGTCGATGGCGGCCAGCTCGTCGCCACACTCGCCGACGGGCTGCACACCACGCTGGCCAACCCCGCCCAGTTCGCCGGCTACACCGGTGCTCCCGCGGCGCCGGATTCGGTGCTGCTGGTCAACCACGGGTTGCACATCGACATCGTGATCGACCCGGAGTCACCGGTCGGCAAAACCGACCGCGCCGGCATCAAAGACGTGATTCTGGAATCGGCGGTCACCACGATCATCGATTTCGAAGACGCGGTCGCCGCCGTCGACGCCGACGACAAAACCCGCGCCTACCGCAACTGGCTCGGCCTGAACAAAGGCGACCTGTCAGCCGAGGTCAACAAGGACGGCCGCACCTTCACCCGGGTGCTCAACCAGGACCGCCACTACACCAGCCCGGACGGCGGTGAGCTGGTGCTGCCCGGACGCGCGTTGTTGTTCGTGCGCAACGTCGGTCACCTGATGACCAACGACGCCATCGTCGACAGCGACGGCAACGCGGTGTTCGAGGGCATCCAGGACGCGCTGTTCACCGGCCTGTGCGCCATTCACGGGCTGAAGGCCTCCGACGCCAACGGGCCGCTGCTCAACAGCCGCACCGGCTCGATTTACATCGTCAAGCCGAAGATGCACGGCCCCGACGAGGTCGCGTTCACCACCGAGCTGTTCAGCCGGGTCGAAGACGTGCTCGGGCTGCCGCAGAAGACCCTCAAGGTCGGGGTCATGGACGAGGAGCGGCGCACCACCGTGAACCTCAAGGCCTGCATCAAGGCCGCCGCCGACCGGATCGTGTTCATCAACACCGGTTTCCTGGACCGCACTGGCGACGAGATCCACACCTCGATGGAGGCCGGTCCGATGGTGCGCAAAGGTGCCATGAAGACCCAGCCGTGGATCCTGGCCTACGAGGACAACAACGTCGACGTCGGCCTGGCCACCGGTTTCGCCGGCCACGCCCAGATCGGCAAGGGCATGTGGACGATGACCGAGCTGATGGCCGACATGGTCGAGCAGAAGATCGCTCAGCCCCGCGCCGGGGCCAGCACCGCATGGGTCCCCTCGCCCACCGCCGCGACCCTGCACGCGTTGCATTACCACCAGGTCGACGTGGCGGCCGTTCAAAAGGAGCTGGCCGGCCAGCGGCGGGCCACGATCGACCAGCTGCTGACCATCCCGCTGGCCAAGGAATTAGCTTGGGCGCCTGAGGAAATCCGCGAAGAGGTGGACAACAACTGCCAGTCGATTCTGGGCTACGTGGTGCGCTGGATCGACCAGGGCATCGGCTCGTCGAAGGTCCCTGACATCCACAACATCGACCTGATGGAGGACCGCGCAACCCTGCGGATCTCCAGCCAGTTACTGGCGAACTGGCTGCGCCACGGCGTGATTACCGCCGAGGATGTGCGGGCCGGACTGGAGCGCATGGCCCCGATGGTTGACCGGCAAAACGCCGGGGACCCGGCCTACCGGCCGATGGCGCCCAACTTCGACGACAGCATTGCCTTCCTGGCGGCCCAAGACCTGATTTTGTCCGGCGCCGAGCAGCCCAACGGCTACACCGAGCCGATCCTGCACCGACGCCGCCGCGAGTTCAAAGCCCGGTTCGGCGATGCCGCCGGCGGGTGATTCGGCTGCGAATGTAGTAGCTACCGATGAGTAGACTCGGCGCCGAATCGGCACCAGCGCGATGATAGGTCCACGGAGAGGGTGCAGGCACCGGCATGGGTAGGCACAGCATGCCCGAGCCCGAGGATTCCGCCGCCGAACCGTCCGACGAGTTGACGGACGACTACTTGGGCTCGGATGACGATACGGGCCGCCACCTTGTTAGTGGCCCCGATACTGCCGGCTACCCCCCGCGGCCGTCCTACGCGCGGTATGCGGGCGCCGCGCGCGACGACTACCCGGAGGATTTCGTCGACGACGCATTCGACGACGTGTCCGATGATGTGTTCGACGACGTGGTCGAGCGCGGCGAGCCCGGCGGCGCCTACCCCGGCGAACCCGACGCGGATTACCCCGATTTCTCTCGGGCCGGCCAGCCGGCGGCCGCAACACCCCCACCCACCGGCGGTGGTCACCGCAGCCAGTGGCGCGGCGGCCACCGCAGCGAGGGCGGGCGCCGTGGCGTCAGCATCGGCG
This Mycobacterium xenopi DNA region includes the following protein-coding sequences:
- a CDS encoding PaaI family thioesterase → MHPLPDSALPPDFTAPFDNEIGLTFTELSPDGARAQLEIQPKLLQPMGIVHGGVYCSMIESLASVSAWAWLNAHGGGSVVGVNNNTDFLRAIRAGTVYGTATPVHRGRLQQLWLVTITDADERPVARGQVRLQNLHAEPGS
- a CDS encoding M56 family metallopeptidase, yielding MSALAFTILAALLVGPVPALLARANWPLRAPRATVVLWQAIALAAVLSAFSAGIAIASRLLMPGPDGRPTASVVGGIGRLGWPLWTLYVGVFTLTVLVGARLAIAVLRVAIGTRRRRAHHRMLVDLLGVAGHGVPARVGARARDLRILGVAQPLAYCLPGVRSRVVLSEGTLATLTDAEVAAILSHERAHLRARHDLVLEGFTAVHAAFPRLVRSAGALDAVQLLVELLADDAAVRTAGRTPLARALVACASGQTPSAALAAGGPSTVLRVRRLSGRGNSRALAAAVYAAAAAVLVVPTVALAIPWLIELQRLFIA
- the gndA gene encoding NADP-dependent phosphogluconate dehydrogenase, giving the protein MSSSRSTAATVGTAQIGVTGLAVMGSNVARNFARHGYTVAVHNRTVAKTDALLKDHGAEGNFVRSETIPEFLAALEKPRRVLIMVKAGEPTDAVINELADAMEPGDIIIDGGNALYTDTIRREKAMAERGLHFVGAGISGGEEGALNGPSIMPGGPPESYKSLGPLLEEISAHVDGVPCCTHIGPDGSGHFVKMVHNGIEYSDMQLIGEAYQLLRDGLGMTAPQIADVFSEWNTGDLDSYLVEITADVLRQIDAKTGRPLVDVIVDEAEQKGTGRWTVKSALDLGVPVTGIAEAVFARALSGSVAQRKATTGLASGRLGEKPSDPDTFTENVRQALYASKIVAYSQGFNQIQAGSAEYGWDINLGDLATIWRGGCIIRAKFLNRIKEAFDADPNLASLLVAPYFRSAVESAIDSWRRVVSTATQLGIPIPGFSSALSYYDALRTERLPAALTQAQRDFFGAHTYARIDAPGKFHTLWSGDRSEVPA
- a CDS encoding GuaB1 family IMP dehydrogenase-related protein, whose amino-acid sequence is MRFLDGHRPGYDLTYDDVFIVPNRSDVASRFDVDLSTCDGSGTTIPVVVANMTAVAGRRMAETVARRGGLVILPQDLPITAVEQTVQFVKSRDLVVDTPVMLAPDDSVSDATALIHKRAHGAAVVVFEGRPIGLVTEASCVGVDRFARVRDVATTDFVTAPVGTDPRKVFDLLEHAPIDVAVLTAEDGTLAGVLTRTGALRAGIYTPATDAAGRLRIGAAIGITGDVGAKAQALVDAGVDILVIDTAHGHQVKALDAIKIVSSLELGVPLVAGNVVSAEGTRDLVSAGADIVKVGVGPGAMCTTRMMTGVGRPQFSAVVECACEARKLDRHVWADGGVRHPRDVALALAAGASNVMIGSWFAGTYESPGDLMRDRDDRPYKESYGMASKRAVVARTAGESAFDRARKALFEEGISTSRMGLDPDRGGVEDLIDHITSGVRSTCTYVGASNLTELHERAVIGVQSPAGFAEGHPLPFGW
- a CDS encoding iron reductase; the protein is MPVLNDDPLIAGMAIDCPLPLHDSSRRLRGLYPACPRVYGVAVLADVCRRRWWPLASALTTDRLQVMFDNAAADMDRRAAARQLADTLVHTVIGRVVALVVLEGRAWDPGLENLWVHVDAEGTIDWVAVVDPTLRGLADDTELREPVVRLPSESALAVWVAHRCHRTLAPLFAKLHAVSAAAIPLATMWQLVGSAVVTAATQVPQLAGTCELTGMRRGQAVLEALVDFGLPVRGPSFRRRRSQPSLSLAKLGQPCLC
- a CDS encoding 3-methyladenine DNA glycosylase; the protein is MSELGQPATTLAAREWTARADDYRRRVDEFLAPHDKRRRAGESHPVWDFLFSYYTLRPGRLRCWHPGFGVVLTGQEALRRYRGRCGYTVVGDGVTVSDAYLRSRLDVVRFVAQLLAATAQRPAQLNCFGLHEWAMVYRSAAVRHDRVPLRLSGAAIDTVVESMPLRCTHFDAFRFFTEAARPRNATQLSRVKQTWSEQPGCLHTAMDLYKWCYKLGPLVGSELLFDCLHLAAAAREVDMRASPYDLSGYGYPPIAIEHGAGRAEYVRCQRAIAQRAAPLRAALLAHCDLLLRVANRGSSAACR
- a CDS encoding hemolysin family protein; translated protein: MNAAVTLVSLLAIVALTVGTAMFVAAEFSLTTLERSTVDANARRGARRDKYVQRAHRTLAFQLSGAQLGISITTLITGYLTEPLVAEVPHPELDAIGMPDRLADALTTFVALALVTSLSMVVGELVPKYLAIARPLPTARAVAGPQLLFSLAFKPAIRMTNNTANWILRKLGIEPAQRLRSARSPRELVSLVRTSARSGSLDPVTAALVSRSLQFGTLTAEELMTPRSKIVALQTDNTVADLVAAATETGFSRFPIVDGDLDETVGIVHVKQVFQVAPADRAHTKLTAVAQPVAVVPSTLDGDAVMAQIRANGLQTALVVDEYGGTAGMVTVEDLIEEIVGDVRDEHDDATPDVVAAGNGWRVSGLLRIDEVAAATGYRAPEGEYETIGGLVLQQLGHIPVAGETVELTAFEPDGPSDNSVRWQAKVVRMDGRRIDLLELTELGRRSDGHSQRGR
- a CDS encoding hemolysin family protein; its protein translation is MRDLVDVLLTVLLVGANAFFVGAEFSLISVRRDRLEALAEQGRASAATVIRAGERLPLMFAGAQFGITVSSILLGRIGEPAVADLLHTPLALLHVSGALLHTVSFVVALAVVVTLHVLLGEMVPKNIAIAGPEKAAMLLVPPYLAYVRAVRPLIGFYNWSATAILRLLRVPPKDELDVTVSTVELSEMIAESVSEGLLDRDEHTRLTRALQIRNRVVADVAVPVRDVRAVRVARAGSGPTVGAVEEAVADTGYSRFPVVDLGGRFIGYLHIKDVLSLGPPELQDPQALIDLSVVRPLPQIPASLPLPEALSRLRRSKSHLALATSDDRKVVAMVALEDLVEDLVGTVRDGTHRV
- a CDS encoding BlaI/MecI/CopY family transcriptional regulator; this encodes MAKLTRLGDLERAVMDHLWSEPEPQTVRQVHEALSAHRDLAYTTVMTVLQRLAKKNLVSQIRDDRAHRYAPMHSRDELVAGLMVDALDQAADSGSRQAALVHFVERVGADEADALRRALDELEAGHRKTPPASAGPEG